One segment of Alphaproteobacteria bacterium DNA contains the following:
- a CDS encoding ATP-binding cassette domain-containing protein, whose product MAQPPLISLRDISLSFGGKPLFEGLFNNITKGDKTCLVGRNGCGKSTFLKVVCGQMDLDQGERFVQPGTRFSYLPQDVWLEPNQTPKEFVMQSGCEPFEADEILDLLKMDKDRFMEGFSGGERRRVSLARALVGNPDVLLLDEPTNHLDLPTIEWLEDFLNSYTGALLTISHDRTFLERVSNSCLWLDRGVLHRHNKGFKDFEPWSDYLIAEEEKHISKMNTKLKEELHWLHRGVTARRKRNQGRLRELNKLREQKRAILAGQTGKLKMSGANAESGSKLVIEAQSLFKTLGDKPLIQNFSTRILRGDRIGIIGPNGAGKTTLIRMLAGVLPPDSGNVRLGKTIDLIYFDQLRDGLKPNETLWQNLCETGGDHVMVQGQPRHVMAYLKDFLFEEKQVRSPVSILSGGEKNRLALAKALTRPGNLLILDEPTNDLDMDTLDLLIEMVSDYSGTLLIVSHDRDFLDKLTTSIIGLEGDGIIRECVGGYQDYVCQYPPQKARTKEIKEPKVLTERSKSTRRFTYNEKREYENLPAKMDQLMRDISDAETRLEDPAYYNNHPQEFMKVTEKLTQQKEELTRAETRWLELDELIDQ is encoded by the coding sequence ACCAAAGGGGATAAAACATGCCTCGTTGGGCGCAACGGGTGTGGAAAATCCACCTTTTTAAAAGTCGTTTGTGGTCAAATGGATTTAGATCAAGGTGAACGATTCGTTCAACCGGGAACAAGATTTTCTTACCTTCCTCAAGATGTTTGGCTTGAGCCCAATCAAACACCTAAAGAATTTGTGATGCAATCGGGTTGCGAGCCTTTTGAAGCCGATGAGATTCTTGATCTTTTAAAAATGGATAAAGATCGCTTTATGGAAGGATTTTCCGGAGGGGAGCGTCGGCGCGTTTCTTTGGCACGAGCTCTTGTTGGAAACCCGGATGTTCTGTTATTAGATGAGCCGACAAACCATCTGGATCTGCCGACTATTGAATGGTTAGAAGATTTCTTAAATTCATATACAGGTGCCCTCCTCACGATTAGTCATGATCGAACTTTTCTTGAACGAGTATCGAATTCTTGTCTTTGGTTGGATCGGGGAGTTTTGCATCGTCATAACAAAGGATTCAAAGATTTTGAGCCGTGGTCAGATTATCTTATAGCGGAAGAAGAAAAGCACATAAGTAAGATGAATACAAAGTTGAAAGAAGAACTTCATTGGCTACATCGTGGTGTTACGGCACGTCGGAAACGTAACCAAGGACGACTTCGAGAGCTCAATAAGTTGAGAGAGCAAAAACGTGCTATTTTAGCAGGACAAACTGGTAAGCTCAAAATGAGTGGAGCCAATGCTGAAAGTGGAAGTAAATTAGTGATTGAAGCTCAATCTCTTTTTAAGACTTTAGGAGATAAACCCCTTATTCAAAATTTTTCTACACGGATATTACGGGGTGATAGAATTGGGATTATAGGGCCTAATGGTGCGGGTAAAACCACATTGATTCGCATGTTGGCGGGAGTGCTACCCCCAGATTCTGGAAATGTCCGATTGGGAAAAACCATTGATCTGATCTATTTTGATCAATTACGTGATGGCTTGAAACCTAACGAAACGCTCTGGCAAAATTTATGTGAGACGGGTGGTGACCATGTTATGGTTCAAGGTCAACCGCGTCATGTCATGGCTTATCTGAAAGATTTCTTATTTGAAGAAAAACAAGTGCGTTCACCCGTTTCTATTTTGTCTGGGGGTGAAAAAAATCGCCTTGCTCTGGCTAAAGCGTTAACCCGTCCTGGAAATTTATTGATTTTGGATGAGCCAACCAACGATCTCGATATGGACACTCTTGACCTGTTGATTGAAATGGTGAGCGATTATTCGGGAACGCTTCTCATTGTTAGCCATGATCGTGACTTTTTAGATAAGTTAACGACATCTATTATTGGCCTGGAAGGAGATGGCATCATTCGTGAATGTGTCGGTGGGTATCAAGATTATGTGTGTCAATATCCTCCTCAAAAAGCACGGACTAAAGAGATAAAAGAACCCAAAGTACTAACTGAGCGCTCAAAATCCACCCGACGGTTTACTTACAACGAAAAGCGAGAATATGAAAATTTACCGGCGAAAATGGATCAACTCATGCGTGACATTTCTGACGCTGAAACACGTCTTGAAGACCCAGCTTATTATAATAATCATCCTCAAGAATTCATGAAAGTTACAGAAAAATTAACGCAACAAAAAGAAGAATTGACACGTGCGGAAACTCGCTGGTTAGAGTTGGATGAGCTGATTGATCAGTGA
- a CDS encoding metallophosphoesterase codes for MIMRIRQILIVCLLQLPLSTNGWGEVSFAHITDLHIFEETKWECEAKISTIDFSKSIKKINEISNKLTDTSKNALAFILLSGDIGVGKLIKTDPKTGKLIKDSQKWSRAVDSIAQIIKNSQVKIWLVVPGNNDLYNEDPASINFLREFIEELHHKPEMRTAGISIIDFRLEGSQQVQPSSPPGTYVIGNFVFMGWDNSYFKNNNSVNHYRGCDEGIIPISKTLEYKSVQKLSDRLKESKAKYAYLFYHIPDIDDPYLIRFDEFANDNVVSQRLRDARELSPRLAKGLYPYSAWTIPLSVRKAWENTVTKPLGKGPVVKGLFAGHFHDHKKETYLSTLWLKTQKYKKEILNKLYIAPPVAVKNQTQYPPSQRARGGANYYY; via the coding sequence ATGATTATGAGAATTCGGCAGATACTTATAGTTTGTTTGCTACAATTGCCCTTAAGCACAAATGGCTGGGGAGAGGTAAGTTTTGCACACATAACTGATCTTCATATTTTTGAAGAGACAAAGTGGGAATGTGAAGCTAAAATTTCAACTATCGATTTTTCTAAATCTATCAAAAAAATCAATGAGATTTCAAATAAGCTTACAGACACGTCAAAAAACGCTTTAGCCTTCATCCTTTTAAGTGGGGATATCGGCGTGGGAAAGCTGATAAAAACTGACCCTAAAACAGGAAAACTTATTAAAGATTCGCAAAAATGGAGTCGAGCCGTAGACTCTATTGCACAAATAATAAAAAATTCCCAAGTTAAAATATGGCTTGTCGTTCCTGGGAATAATGATCTTTATAATGAAGACCCTGCATCCATCAATTTTCTTCGTGAGTTCATTGAAGAACTCCACCACAAACCAGAGATGAGAACTGCAGGTATTTCCATTATAGATTTTCGACTTGAAGGCTCTCAACAAGTTCAACCTTCCTCACCCCCGGGTACTTATGTCATAGGAAATTTTGTATTTATGGGATGGGATAATTCCTATTTCAAAAATAATAATTCAGTCAATCATTATCGTGGTTGTGACGAAGGAATAATTCCAATTTCCAAGACACTCGAATACAAAAGTGTGCAAAAATTATCAGATAGATTAAAAGAATCTAAAGCAAAATATGCTTACCTATTTTATCATATTCCCGACATAGACGATCCGTATCTTATTCGTTTTGATGAATTTGCAAACGATAATGTTGTCTCACAACGATTAAGAGATGCTCGGGAGCTATCTCCTCGGTTAGCCAAAGGACTCTACCCCTATTCGGCTTGGACTATTCCTTTAAGTGTACGAAAAGCTTGGGAAAATACCGTTACAAAACCATTGGGGAAAGGCCCTGTCGTGAAAGGACTTTTTGCCGGTCATTTTCATGATCATAAGAAAGAAACGTATTTGTCAACTCTTTGGTTAAAAACTCAAAAATATAAGAAGGAAATCTTAAACAAACTTTATATCGCTCCGCCCGTTGCTGTAAAAAACCAAACACAATATCCACCTTCCCAACGGGCAAGGGGGGGGGCAAATTATTACTATTAA
- a CDS encoding type II/IV secretion system protein, whose translation MVVAQKWITQDQLTVALKEQVRRSKRLGELMVDLGFLSDSQLLTALSTLSGFPFISLENQILDLTLVRKVPLEVALRYQVLLFQQDEQGAHLAMSDPEDLLALDKVRQILGRDVPLLPYHSTTNKIAQAREIYYPQPTLEPHEGEVVQLIHDMILEAVRLKASDIHLSPTAHQIDVHYRQDGILYVAHTLHKERWSAISVRLKIMGGLDIAESRRPQNGRFSLVFGGREIDFRLSCHPTIHGENLVLRILDKTQSLRALDELGFEKNDIKILKELVQRPQGMILLSGPTGSGKTTTLYALLNHMDSLTRNIMTLEEPVEYYVPHIRQTEIREGGPFRFGEGVRSLLRQDPDVIFISEIRDAETAQMALRAAMTGHLVLGTIHAKDCYTIPQRLLDLGVSSSLLEGNLIAGIAQRLVRRLCEKCCYPQIITREDRKRFSLPRSVSHVYQAGSCSFCCETGYLGREAVVESVLFNEEFFTIKSENSVHCLSEKISKNQKVSTLWDRGMEKVLAGKTTFAEIDRVIGVNI comes from the coding sequence GTGGTGGTTGCGCAGAAATGGATTACGCAAGATCAGTTGACCGTTGCTTTAAAAGAGCAAGTGCGTCGCTCGAAACGGTTGGGAGAGCTGATGGTTGATTTGGGTTTTTTATCAGATAGTCAACTTTTAACAGCTCTATCGACCCTATCTGGTTTTCCATTTATTTCGCTAGAAAATCAAATTTTAGATTTAACACTGGTTCGCAAGGTTCCCCTCGAAGTGGCATTACGTTATCAGGTCTTGTTGTTTCAACAAGATGAGCAAGGGGCTCATTTGGCAATGTCAGATCCTGAAGATTTGTTAGCTCTTGACAAAGTTAGACAGATCCTTGGGAGGGATGTGCCACTCCTCCCTTATCACTCGACAACTAATAAAATTGCTCAAGCGCGAGAGATTTATTATCCGCAGCCAACTCTAGAGCCCCACGAAGGGGAAGTAGTTCAGCTGATTCATGACATGATTCTTGAAGCTGTTCGATTAAAGGCCTCAGATATTCATCTTTCTCCAACAGCTCATCAAATAGATGTCCATTATCGACAAGATGGAATTCTATATGTGGCACACACACTTCATAAAGAAAGATGGTCTGCTATTTCTGTTCGTTTGAAAATTATGGGGGGCCTCGATATTGCAGAATCTCGTCGACCCCAAAATGGTCGATTTAGCCTAGTATTTGGGGGACGTGAAATTGATTTTCGATTATCCTGTCACCCAACAATTCATGGGGAAAATTTGGTATTACGTATTCTTGATAAAACCCAATCTCTACGAGCATTAGATGAGCTCGGATTTGAAAAAAATGACATCAAAATTTTGAAAGAGTTGGTGCAACGTCCTCAAGGTATGATTCTCTTAAGTGGGCCGACGGGATCTGGCAAAACAACTACGCTTTATGCTCTTCTCAATCATATGGATTCGTTAACAAGAAATATTATGACATTAGAAGAGCCTGTTGAGTATTATGTTCCCCATATTCGACAAACAGAAATTCGTGAAGGGGGACCTTTTCGTTTTGGAGAAGGGGTGCGCTCTCTTCTTCGACAAGATCCAGATGTGATTTTTATTTCCGAAATACGGGATGCGGAAACAGCACAAATGGCATTGCGGGCAGCGATGACTGGGCATTTGGTTTTGGGGACAATTCATGCAAAAGATTGTTATACAATACCCCAACGTCTTCTTGATCTTGGGGTCTCTTCCTCACTGTTAGAAGGAAACTTAATTGCGGGCATAGCTCAACGTCTCGTGAGGCGATTGTGTGAGAAATGCTGCTACCCCCAAATTATAACTCGAGAGGACCGTAAACGATTTTCTCTTCCCCGTTCTGTTAGCCATGTTTATCAAGCTGGAAGTTGTTCCTTCTGCTGTGAAACAGGTTATCTTGGTCGTGAAGCTGTGGTTGAATCTGTTCTTTTTAACGAAGAATTTTTCACTATTAAATCAGAAAATTCTGTCCACTGTCTTTCAGAGAAGATAAGTAAAAATCAGAAAGTGTCAACGCTCTGGGATCGCGGCATGGAAAAAGTTTTGGCTGGGAAAACAACGTTTG